The Clostridium cylindrosporum DSM 605 genome includes the window CAATATGAAACAACTTACCAAAACATTATATATTTAAAAGAATCATTATTCAAATACCTTGTATAAAATAATTTAAAAGTTTACCTTTTTAATGTAAAATAATATTAAAACTTATAATAAAGTGAGGTAATATTATGATTAGACATACGGTTATGTGGAAACTTAAGGACAGTGCACTTGATGCATCTAAAATTGAAAATGCAACTAAACTTAAAAATATGCTTGAGAATTTAAAGCATGACATTAAAGAAATTGTTTCTATTGAAGTTGGAATTGATTCTACAGATAATGATGATAACTATGATGTTGTTCTTTATTCTGAATTTGAAACATTAGATGACTTAAATACATATCAAAACCATCCTAAACATGTTGAAGTAGGTAAGTTTGTTGCCCAAATTAGAGAAAGTAGAGTTTGTGTTGATCATATAATCTAATAAAAAATGATGAAGCCGTTTTTAGCTTCATCATTTTTCTATTAATCTATTTTTTCAATATCTAAACTATCTACATAATCTTTATTTTCCCTATCTAATCCAAATAAAATTTTCACACTATTTTTAGATGATAAAACATCTACTTCTTTTAGAAAATCACTAATTTCATCTTCTCCAATTATGTTAGATATA containing:
- a CDS encoding Dabb family protein produces the protein MIRHTVMWKLKDSALDASKIENATKLKNMLENLKHDIKEIVSIEVGIDSTDNDDNYDVVLYSEFETLDDLNTYQNHPKHVEVGKFVAQIRESRVCVDHII